From a single Apostichopus japonicus isolate 1M-3 chromosome 12, ASM3797524v1, whole genome shotgun sequence genomic region:
- the LOC139977151 gene encoding uncharacterized protein: MDLRLFVLLVINVATWSGVLGQPAFDTSSCDDLTALSGVGTVVGGNAPFTLAYSPTTYSPGGASVQVFLFSQDGRTQFSSVILQARRVDNGAVVGSFNIDSNPELEFLACGDLGMATVITSERTARNLPLVTSWIPPLVSYGNLQFVATVVDEASNIYERILSLSEITANEAFVPLTITACPTQPTITNQQVTYPTPTCQRGNTLIGDAVCNLPSGSPNFVVGSNTVNCECADAGDTASCDFTFELTAGNPCSPNPCQNGGSCIELGGGAFFCSCINSFTGTTCEQGGLTAEPCPPVTNNFGNTYFWNPPNCLLNGNVVGVATCTPQPGGSFFGPINPVSCVCVNGGQQDTCSFNINASSTPDICVPNPCVGGAECRVAPATEAGYTCHSTVGVPCQ, translated from the exons ATGGACTTACGCCTATTTGTGTTGTTGGTCATTAATGTGGCTACCTGGAGCGGAGTGTTGGGGCAGCCTGCATTTGATACATCGTCATGTGATGACCTAACCGCTCTTTCTGGCGTCGGTACAGTTGTTGGGGGCAACGCTCCTTTTACCCTTGCGTATTCACCGACAACTTACTCTCCCGGGGGTGCTTCTGTACAAG TGTTCTTGTTTTCTCAAGATGGTCGGACTCAGTTCTCATCTGTAATTCTTCAGGCTAGAAGAGTTGATAACGGCGCCGTCGTGGGATCCTTCAATATTGATAGCAATCCAGAATTAGAATTCCTAGCTTGTGGTGACCTCGGAATGGCTACCGTCATAACTTCAGAACGGACCGCAAGGAATTTGCCTCTGGTCACATCATGGATCCCACCACTTGTCAGTTATGGAAATCTGCAATTTGT GGCCACCGTAGTTGACGAGGCGTCCAACATTTATGAGAGAATTTTATCCCTTTCTGAAATAACTG CCAACGAAGCTTTTGTACCTCTTACGATAACTGCTTGCCCTACGCAACCCACGATAACCAACCAACAAGTGACCTATCCTACACCTACATGCCAGCGAGGAAATACTCTAATCGGAGATGCTGTCTGCAATCTACCATCAGGATCACCCAACTTCGTTGTTGGGAGTAACACTGTTAATTGCGAATGTGCGGACGCTGGAGATACAGCGTCGTGCGATTTTACTTTTGAATTGA CTGCAGGGAACCCATGTTCTCCGAATCCTTGTCAAAACGGTGGATCCTGTATTGAGTTGGGCGGCGGAGCGTTCTTTTGCAGTTGTATCAATTCATTCACCGGAACCACCTGCGAACAAG gtgGACTTACGGCTGAGCCTTGCCCACCAGTCACCAATAACTTTGGCAATACTTATTTCTGGAATCCACCTAACTGTCTGCTTAACGGAAACGTCGTGGGTGTGGCGACCTGTACACCCCAACCTGGGGGTTCCTTCTTTGGTCCAATCAATCCAGTCTCGTGCGTCTGTGTTAACGGCGGACAACAGGATACTTGTTCCTTCAATATTAATG CTTCGTCTACACCAGATATCTGTGTGCCCAACCCATGTGTAGGAGGCGCGGAATGCCGGGTTGCGCCAGCAACCGAGGCTGGATATACCTGCCATAGCACCGTAGGTGTACCCTGCCAGTAA